The following coding sequences are from one Ammospiza caudacuta isolate bAmmCau1 chromosome 10, bAmmCau1.pri, whole genome shotgun sequence window:
- the GTF2A2 gene encoding transcription initiation factor IIA subunit 2 → MAYQLYRNTTLGNSLQESLDELIQSQQITPQLALQVLLQFDKAINSALAQRVRNRVNFRGSLNTYRFCDNVWTFVLNDVEFREVTELVKVDKVKIVACDGKNTGSNTAE, encoded by the exons ATGGCGTACCAGCTGTATAGGAACACCACGCTGGGCAACAGCCTTCAGGAGAGTCTGGATGAGCTCATACAG TCACAGCAAATCACACCTCAGTTGGCCCTTCAGGTGCTACTTCAGTTTGATAAAGCTATAAATTCAGCACTGGCACAGCGAGTCAGGAACAGAGTCAATTTCAGG GGGTCTCTGAACACATACAGGTTCTGTGACAATGTATGGACGTTTGTACTGAATGACGTGGAATTTAGGGAGGTCACCGAACTTGTGAAAGTGGACAAAGTGAAAATTGTAGCATGTGATGGAAAAA acACTGGTTCCAATACTGCAGAATGA
- the GCNT3 gene encoding beta-1,3-galactosyl-O-glycosyl-glycoprotein beta-1,6-N-acetylglucosaminyltransferase 3 codes for MPWWQRAPAARRRWALLLGPLALLAAVLALRGTARPGPAERPQLYRALELSPSRSINCSGVVRGDQTAIREAQLSNLEVANRRASPTPGEYLNITRDCRAFKETRRYIEFPLSQEEEEFPIAYSMIIHHKIDMFERLLRSVYAPQNVYCVHVDSKSPAAFQEAVRAIAACFPNVFVASRLESVVYASWSRVQADLNCMQDLLQSPVPWRYLINTCGTDFPIKTNAEIVRALQLLQGQNAMESERPSAAKKQRWEYHHEVRETISRTSQKKLPPPHSYPMFTGSAYTAVTRDFVRYIFENPTARKFLEWSKDSYSPDEHVWATLNRMPGVPGSTPLSDKFQLSDMNALPRLVKWEYLEGDMSKGAPYPPCTGRHQRSICIYGVGDVPWMLQQHHLLANKFDPEVDDAAVQCLEEYLRHKALYGRGL; via the coding sequence ATGCCGTGGTGGCAGCGGGCcccggcggcgcggcggcgctGGGCGCTGCTGCTCGGGCCGCTGGCGCTGCTCGCCGCCGTCCTGGCGCTGCGCGGcaccgcccgccccggccccgccgagcGCCCGCAGCTCTACCGGGCGCTGGAGCTCTCGCCCAGCCGCAGCATCAACTGCTCGGGGGTCGTACGCGGGGACCAGACGGCCATCCGGGAGGCGCAGCTCAGCAACCTGGAAGTGGCGAACAGAAGGGCTTCACCGACGCCCGGCGAGTACCTGAACATCACGAGGGACTGCAGAGCCTTCAAGGAGACCCGGCGCTACATCGAGTTCCCGCTcagccaggaggaggaggagttcCCCATCGCCTACTCCATGATCATCCACCATAAAATCGACATGTTTGAGCGGCTCCTGCGGTCCGTCTACGCGCCCCAGAACGTTTACTGCGTCCACGTAGACAGCAAATCCCCGGCCGCCTTCCAGGAGGCCGTGAGGGCCATTGCTGCCTGCTTCCCCAATGTCTTCGTGGCCAGCCGCCTGGAAAGCGTGGTCTATGCCTCCTGGTCCCGGGTACAGGCCGACCTCAACTGCATGCAGGacctcctgcagagccctgtgccatGGCGCTACCTCATCAACACCTGCGGCACCGACTTCCCCATCAAGACCAACGCCGAGATAGTCCGggcgctgcagctgctgcagggccagaaCGCCATGGAGTCCGAGAGGCCCTCGGCCGCCAAGAAGCAGCGCTGGGAGTATCACCACGAGGTGAGGGAGACCATCTCTCGCACTTCCCAGAAGAAACTGCCCCCACCCCACAGCTACCCCATGTTCACGGGCAGCGCCTACACCGCCGTCACACGGGACTTCGTGCGGTACATCTTCGAAAACCCCACCGCACGAAAGTTCCTCGAGTGGTCCAAGGACAGCTACAGCCCTGACGAGCACGTGTGGGCCACCCTGAACCGCATGCCGGGCGTGCCGGGGAGTACGCCCCTCAGCGATAAGTTCCAGCTCTCGGACATGAACGCCCTTCCCCGCCTGGTCAAGTGGGAGTACCTGGAGGGCGACATGAGCAAGGGCGCGCCCTACCCGCCCTGCACCGGCCGCCACCAGCGCTCCATCTGCATCTACGGGGTGGGCGACGTGCCCTGGATGCTGCAGCAACACCACCTCCTGGCCAACAAGTTCGACCCCGAGGTGGACGATGCGGCCGTCCAGTGTCTCGAGGAGTACCTACGCCACAAGGCCCTGTACGGCCgggggctctga